The region TCCCACCCAATCCATATAAATTAAATCGGTCCGGCAGACTTTTGTCCGCCGGACCGATCTTTGAGATCTTTTAATAAAGCTGAAATTAATCTTCAAGTTCGCGGGCAAGTGCCGCAATCTCTTCACGGATAATCCGGGCAGCTTCAGCCGGGACCGCACGATCAAGCTTGTCTGCCAACATTTCTTCCACCGAAGCCTTGAAGGATTCTTCAAGTTCACCCTTCATGCTCTCAATCTTTTCAACCAGACGCGGAGCAAGGTAATCTTCGATATCTTCGGTCAAACGGCCCTTAATACGGTAGAAAGCGGGGGAATCAGGATCAAGTTCCTTTTCAAGGGACTTGCTGACCACTTCTTCCACATCAGGCAGGGAATTAATCTTCTCTTCAATTTCGCCAAGACGCGGCTCATGGTCGGGAAGTTCTTCCAGTCTGGCTTCAGCTGCTGCGATACGCGGCTCAAGGTCCGGGCTTTCATCCAGCCTGCCTTCTATGGAAGCGATGCGCTCTTCGGCATCGGCGCGGACTTCACGAAGTCCCAGCTGAATCTTGTCAGTCACCCTGTCGCCGACTTCGTCAGCAGCGGCTGCGGCAATGGCTACAACTGCTGCGGACTCCGGTCTCAAAGCTTCACTGAGCTGCTGGTTAACAGCATCCTCAACTCCGCTGCCCTGAGCCATCTTTTCTTCCAGCAGACGCATATTTTCAGCAAAAGCAGCCATATTTGATTCAATGGAATCAATCTGCGAAATACGTTCGGTGGCTGATTCAAGAGCCTGCTCAAGCACAGCAATGCGCTCTTCGGCATCTCCCAGCGAAATTTCAAGAGCTTCGGAACGCTTGGCTGCGGAAGCCGCCTTTTCTTCCAGCTCTTCGATAATCGCGGCCTGTTCACCCATGTCAACAGCAGCTTCGCTGTCATCGGCTTCCAGTTCCGCGTCAAGGTCGGAAAAATCTATTTCTGTATCTTCGAGCAATTCTCCGAGATCAAGATCATCTTCTTCGGCATCAAGCTCTTCATCAGCGACCATTTCAAGGTCAGCCGCCAGATCAACATCCCCGGCAAGCAATTCCGGTTCGGCAACTTCCGGGGCGGCAATCTCAGGCTCTGCTATTTCAGGCTCAACCAGCTCCGGTTCGGCTACTTCAGCTACCGGCTCTGCTACATCTTCGAGCATATCAAGCCCTTCTTCCTGAAGCTCCACAACTTCTTCATGGTCTTCAGAGAGCAAACCTTCAATGTCTTCATCAGCCAGCACATCTTCGCCGAGATCACCGATTTCAACACTGTCCTCAACATCGCCAAGCAGACCGTCAAGTTCTTCATCTTCATCGGACGCAGCTTCATCAAGCAGAGAATCCAGATTATCCACTTCAGCGTCATCTTCAAAAAGCGAATCAACATCTTCGGCATCGTCCTCGGCAACGGTCGCGTCACCGCCGAGGTCATCGATGAGACCGTCAAGGCCGTCTTCATCAAGCTCACCGCCTTCAGCACCGGCAGCAGCCAGCACCTCGGCTTCGCCGAGATCAAAATCAATATCATCCATCGGATCAGCTTCGGCTACAGGCTCTTCTGCAACCCCGGCTGCCGAGGATTCGGAAATTTCTGTTGCTTCTTCAGCAATTTCACCGAGATCAAGCACATCATCGGTTTCTTCAACTATGTCATCAAGCTCAAGGACGTCTTCAGCAGCCACTTCTTCGACCACATCGTCAAGCACGAGAGCATCATCCCCGGCTTCTTCCACGATGTCGTCAAGCTCAAGGACATCTTCTCCGGCTTCGACAACATCATCGAGCACAAGGGCGTCGTCATCCCCTGCTTCAACAACATCATCAAGCTCTAAGATATCATCACCGGAAGCCTCTTCCACGACATCATCCAGCACCAGCAGATCATCGCCATCATCAGCAACATCGTCCAGCACAAGAAGATCGTCTGAATCATCCATGGTCAATTCAGGCTCTTCAATTTCAAGGTCTTCAGAAAAAAGGTCTTCGAGTTCCTGCTCAAAGCTGGCATCAACCTCTTCAGCAACATCATTAAGGTCGAGAACCTCTTCCGCGCCTTTAGTATCCGGTGAATCCGGGGTCATAGACTACCCTCTTAAAAAATTTGGAAAAAAGGGGGCAAAAGCCCCCTTTTAATTACACATCAAGAAAACTTATTTCTTTTTCTTGGGGTGGCAGTCGCCGCACTTGGTGGGGCCGGTTGCCTTTTTAGCTTTCTTCAGAGCCTTATGACAGCCTACGCAGCTGATTTCAGACTTGGAATGGAAAGCGGAGTAGAAAGAAGTGGGCTTCTTTTTACCTTTCTTGCTGGTGTCTACGTGACAACCTTCAGCAGAACATTTTTTCACAGCAGCTTTACCATCCCAGGTGTGGTGACACTTGGTACAGTCGATAGCTGCGTGACCTTTGTGAGAAAAGTCCACCGGAGCCTTTTTCATTTTGGTTCCAGCGGGAGCCTTCAGAACCATGTCACCGGGTGCATCAACAGCGTACAGGCTGGGCAGAGCGAAAGCGCAAACCAGAGCAGCTGTTACCATGCTGATAAGCAGGGTCTTTTTCATCCTCAGTTCCTCCTTAAAATAACGTTAACCTAATTACAGTCTTCTTGTGGATTTAATTTAGATAAAAAACCATGTCAAGCACGGTGAAAAAATCCACTGATTAAAATTAGCGGTATCAAATAGTTATCACACCCGGAATCAAATGTCATACTTGTTGGCGTAGCCACGCGGGGTGAGCATTTTCCCCGCAACCTCCCGGGTAGAAGAATTTCCAACAATCAGAACCGTTTGCATATCAACATCATTCACATCCAGACTGTCCAGAGTAACCACCCGCACCTGCTGTCCGTCACGATATGCCCGGTTCACGATACCCAGCGGGGTGTTTCCTTCACGATATTTTTTTAAAATTTCAACAGCTTCACCAAGATGTCCGGCCCTTTTTTTAGAACGCGGATTGTAAATGGCGATGACAAAATCGGCAGAAGCCGCAGCTTTCAGCCTTTTTTCAATTTTTTCCCACGGGGTAAGCAGATCACTGAGGCTGATGGAAGCAAAATCGTGCATAAGCGGAGCACCGAGCAGGGCCGCAGCCGCACCGAACGCAGGAATTCCCGGCACGACTTCAAAAATAACTTTATCGAACAAGTCGCTAGCTTCAAGCAATTCCATAACCAGCCCGGCCATGGCGTAGATACCCGGATCCCCGCTGCAGACCATGACCACATTACGCCCTTCTACAGCGGCCTCCACTGCCTTGCGGCAACGTTCCACCTCGGCCATCATACCTGTGGAGAGAACTTCCCGCCCTTCCAGCAACTTTTGCGGAACCAGCTTCACGTATCCGGTATAGCCGACCACAGCATCCGCGTCCTCAATGGCCTGCCGGGCCTGCGGAGCCAGAAGACATTCATCTCCGGGACCAAGCCCGATCACTTTTATACAACCTTTACTCATATTTTCCTTGCTATTGCCGCAGTCACCCGCGCACTTTTTGTCTTGGGTATCAGAATTTCAGTGGAGTCCGCCAGTTTCATTGCCGCAGCTTCGCAGACACCGCCGACCCCCATATGTTTCATTACCATACCCGAAGGATTGGCAACTTCAATTTCATCAAGTTCCGCCGCACTGAAAAATTTCAAATCCAGCCCTAAAATTTCAGCCGCTTCGATCATCCCGGCTTCATCGCTTTTGGCATCAATGGAGCCCATGCAAAAAATTGACTCAAGAGCAATGCCATTATCAGCAACAACACTGCGAACCAGCTCCAGAATTTCATCCGCAGGAACCCCGCGCCGACAGCCCACACCAAGCGTAAGGCAGCGCGGATAAAGAGCTAAGCACCGCTCAGGCAATTTGTGCTTACGCCAGTCCACAACAACACCGCAACAAGACTCCGACAACACATCAACATCGTCCACCACATAAAAATAAGCACTGAAAGCGGATATGTCCAAAAAACCGTCAGGATCATAGACCGGAACCTGCTCCCCATCCAGAAGCGCAGCATTGATATGTTTAATTAAACCGATATCGCCAATACTCAGCCCCTGATCACGGGCCAGCAGATCCATGGAAGGCACCCCTGCGCAGTCCGTAGCCGTAGTTATCACCGGAACGGCACCGATCTTATCGCCCACCAGCCGGGCCAGTTCATTGGCCCCGCCCAGATGTCCGGAGACTAAACTAATAGCGAACTCCCCTTCCTGATCCACAACAACCACAGCCGGATCCACATCTTTGCTTTTCAACAGCGGCGCGATCATGCGCACCACAATGCCCGAGGCAGCCACGAAAACATGGCTTTCATACTTGTGGAACTTATCGGCAACTGTGTCTTTGAGGGAAGTGAACGGAATGTCGGATTCGGAGGCGTAGCGATCTAAAACGTAGCAATCAGAAAGGAGTAACGCAGCGAGTTTATGAGCTAGTTGCGCCCCCCTTTTAGTGAGAGCAAATATTGCGATGTTAGCAGGCATGGCATTGCCTTGGCGGTTGATGGCGGACGGAGCGAAGCCCGCTAAAAAGTTTTGAAGGGATGGGGTCTGGGGAAGGGAAACTTTTCCCAAAAGTTTCCCTTCCCCAGCCGCCGGAGGCTTCTTAGCCTTTAAAGCTTTTAACAGCTTCCAGAGTGGCTTCGTAGTCTGCTTCGCTGTGTGCGAAGGAGGTAAAAGTACACTCGAAGCTGGATGGTGCGAGATTCACGCCCTGCTCACGCATGTGACGGTAGAACTTGGAGTAAAGTTCAGCATCGCCGGTCTTGGCGGATTCAAAATCAGTTACATCCTGATCAGTGAAGAACAGAGTGAAGATGGAAGCGATATGGTTCAGGACAATTTTGAAACCATTGGCTTCCAGAGCTGCTTTCATATCCTGAGCGAGCTTGAGGGTACGTGCTTCAAGTGCATCGTAATCCTGCTGCTGCAAAGAACGCAGGGTCGCAACACCGGCAGCCATGGCAACGGGGTTACCGGAAAGTGTTCCGGCCTGATAAACATCACCGCAGGGAGAAATACGGCTCATGTATTCCTTCTTGCCGCCGTAGCAGCCCACCGGGAAACCGCCGCCGATGATTTTACCGAGGGTGGTCAGGTCCGGGGTAACGTTAAAACGGGGACCTACGCCGCCGGAAGTTACGCGGAATCCGGTGATGACTTCGTCAAAAATCAGCAATGCGCCGTGCTCGTCGCAAAGTGCGCGCAGCCCCTCGAGGAATCCTTCCTTCGGCAGCACGAGGCCCATGTTGCCTGCCACAGGCTCAACGATGATTGCGGCGATATTTTTACCTTCTTTTTCAAAGACGGCTTTAACAGCATCAAGGTCGTTGTAAGGAGCAAGCAAGGTATCTTTTACGGTTCCTTCGGGAACACCGGGGGTGCCGGGGATAGAAAAAGTTGCCAGACCGGAACCTGCGCTGGCGAGGAAGCAGTCACTGTGACCGTGGTAGCAGCCTTCAAATTTAAGAACCTTGTCACGGCCGGTCACGCCGCGTGCGAGACGCAGTGCGGACATGGTTGCTTCGGTACCGGAGTTGACCATGCGCACCATCTCGATGGAAGGAACCATTTTGATGATCTCTTCGGCCAGCTCGATTTCACCGGGACAAGGTGCGCCGTAGCTTGCGCCCATATCTACTGCCTTGTGGGCGGCTTCTTTAATTGCCTCGTAACCGTGGCCGAGCATCATCGGCCCCCAGCTCATGACGTAGTCGATGAGTTCCTGACCGTCCACGGACCACATGCGGCTGCCTTCAGCCTTTTCAATGAAAAGAGGATCGCAGCCGACAGATTTGCAGGCGCGAACAGGGCTGTTAACACCGCCGGGCAGCAGTTCCTGTGCCTTACCAAAAAGTTCAGATGATGATGTCATGTGAGATTCCTTTTAAGAAATTTGATGCGCTTCGCGCTTTTGATTAAAGAAGCCTCCGGCGGCCCTCCGGGGGCTTAAACCCTTTTGGGAAAAGGGTTTAAGAATCCCAAAACTTTTTATTAGGGCTTCGCCGATAAGGTGCTTGGGTGTGCGGGGAAAATGAGTTCGTACTCCCCGTGTAAAAATTATTTCTCTTCGAAATAGACCATGGAGGTCTTCTTCAGCTCTTTCAGACTGCGCAGGGTGCAGTGATCGGTGATCCCGGTCTGCTTTTCCAGCTCGGCGACAACGTTTTTACAATCATCCGGTCCTTTGCCGTGGATCATTGTATAAAGGTTGTACGGCCAGTCCTCGTAAGTGAGACGCAGATAGCAGTGGCTGATTTCAGGAC is a window of Desulfovibrio sp. JC010 DNA encoding:
- a CDS encoding cytochrome c3 family protein: MKKTLLISMVTAALVCAFALPSLYAVDAPGDMVLKAPAGTKMKKAPVDFSHKGHAAIDCTKCHHTWDGKAAVKKCSAEGCHVDTSKKGKKKPTSFYSAFHSKSEISCVGCHKALKKAKKATGPTKCGDCHPKKKK
- the cobJ gene encoding precorrin-3B C(17)-methyltransferase, which translates into the protein MSKGCIKVIGLGPGDECLLAPQARQAIEDADAVVGYTGYVKLVPQKLLEGREVLSTGMMAEVERCRKAVEAAVEGRNVVMVCSGDPGIYAMAGLVMELLEASDLFDKVIFEVVPGIPAFGAAAALLGAPLMHDFASISLSDLLTPWEKIEKRLKAAASADFVIAIYNPRSKKRAGHLGEAVEILKKYREGNTPLGIVNRAYRDGQQVRVVTLDSLDVNDVDMQTVLIVGNSSTREVAGKMLTPRGYANKYDI
- a CDS encoding cobalamin biosynthesis protein translates to MPANIAIFALTKRGAQLAHKLAALLLSDCYVLDRYASESDIPFTSLKDTVADKFHKYESHVFVAASGIVVRMIAPLLKSKDVDPAVVVVDQEGEFAISLVSGHLGGANELARLVGDKIGAVPVITTATDCAGVPSMDLLARDQGLSIGDIGLIKHINAALLDGEQVPVYDPDGFLDISAFSAYFYVVDDVDVLSESCCGVVVDWRKHKLPERCLALYPRCLTLGVGCRRGVPADEILELVRSVVADNGIALESIFCMGSIDAKSDEAGMIEAAEILGLDLKFFSAAELDEIEVANPSGMVMKHMGVGGVCEAAAMKLADSTEILIPKTKSARVTAAIARKI
- the hemL gene encoding glutamate-1-semialdehyde 2,1-aminomutase encodes the protein MTSSSELFGKAQELLPGGVNSPVRACKSVGCDPLFIEKAEGSRMWSVDGQELIDYVMSWGPMMLGHGYEAIKEAAHKAVDMGASYGAPCPGEIELAEEIIKMVPSIEMVRMVNSGTEATMSALRLARGVTGRDKVLKFEGCYHGHSDCFLASAGSGLATFSIPGTPGVPEGTVKDTLLAPYNDLDAVKAVFEKEGKNIAAIIVEPVAGNMGLVLPKEGFLEGLRALCDEHGALLIFDEVITGFRVTSGGVGPRFNVTPDLTTLGKIIGGGFPVGCYGGKKEYMSRISPCGDVYQAGTLSGNPVAMAAGVATLRSLQQQDYDALEARTLKLAQDMKAALEANGFKIVLNHIASIFTLFFTDQDVTDFESAKTGDAELYSKFYRHMREQGVNLAPSSFECTFTSFAHSEADYEATLEAVKSFKG